From Myxococcales bacterium, the proteins below share one genomic window:
- a CDS encoding electron transfer flavoprotein subunit alpha/FixB family protein — translation MSNILVVAEMSDGKVRKSTHSAITFAREATKAGGSFSILVIGAGAKAAAAEVTTFGAAKVLVCDDASLKDPVCERLAPTVAAVGQGFDIVSITASSFGKDLAPRVAAKLSAGYAPDISGVKVDGGKATYRRPVYAGNAYVNVQLTTAKGVVSVRQSEFSAAEPSGGASPIEDVAMTAHDAAASKVTFLGIEAAKSERPDLGEAKVIVAGGRALKEKFAEVLDPLANELGAAIGASRAACDAGYAPAELQVGQTGRVVAPALYVAIGISGAIQHLAGMKGSKTIVAINKDAEAPIFQVADYGLVQDLFGAVPALVSEIKKANA, via the coding sequence ATGAGCAACATTCTCGTCGTCGCGGAGATGTCCGACGGCAAGGTCCGCAAGTCCACCCACTCCGCCATCACCTTCGCGCGCGAAGCGACGAAGGCGGGCGGCTCGTTTTCCATCCTCGTCATCGGCGCGGGCGCCAAGGCCGCCGCCGCCGAGGTCACCACCTTCGGCGCCGCGAAGGTCCTCGTGTGCGACGACGCGTCGCTCAAGGACCCGGTCTGCGAGCGCCTCGCCCCCACGGTCGCGGCCGTCGGTCAGGGCTTCGACATCGTGTCGATCACCGCGAGCTCGTTCGGCAAGGACCTCGCCCCGCGCGTCGCGGCGAAGCTCTCGGCCGGCTACGCGCCCGACATCTCGGGCGTCAAGGTCGACGGCGGCAAGGCCACCTACCGCCGCCCGGTCTACGCCGGCAACGCGTACGTCAACGTGCAGCTCACGACGGCCAAGGGCGTCGTCAGCGTGCGCCAGAGCGAGTTTTCGGCGGCCGAGCCCTCGGGAGGCGCGAGCCCCATCGAGGACGTCGCCATGACCGCGCACGACGCGGCGGCCTCGAAGGTGACCTTCCTCGGCATCGAGGCGGCCAAGAGCGAGCGCCCCGACCTCGGCGAGGCCAAGGTCATCGTGGCGGGCGGCCGCGCCCTCAAGGAGAAGTTCGCGGAGGTGCTCGATCCGCTCGCGAACGAGCTCGGCGCGGCGATCGGCGCGAGCCGCGCGGCGTGCGACGCGGGTTATGCCCCGGCCGAGCTCCAGGTCGGCCAGACCGGCCGCGTCGTCGCTCCGGCGCTCTACGTGGCGATCGGCATCTCGGGCGCCATCCAGCACCTCGCCGGCATGAAGGGCTCGAAGACCATCGTCGCCATCAACAAAGACGCCGAGGCCCCCATCTTCCAGGTGGCCGACTACGGCCTCGTGCAAGACCTCTTCGGCGCCGTTCCGGCCCTCGTCAGCGAGATCAAGAAGGCCAACGCCTGA